From the genome of Gammaproteobacteria bacterium, one region includes:
- the nirJ gene encoding heme d1 biosynthesis radical SAM protein NirJ, which translates to MFRITRYMQELVSPTPLLPARQPAGPVVIWNLIRRCNLSCKHCYSISAPKDFPGELNTDEVYTVMDDLRQFRVPVLILSGGEPLLRPDIFDISRRAKNMGFYVGLSTNGTLIDESNIQQIADMGYDYVGISIDGIRETHDRFRHLDGAYEASMRAIRLCRDHGIKIGMRFTLTQDNAHELPELLNIMEQEGVDKFYLSHLNYAGRGNINRKTDVVHQMTRNAMDLLFDTCLRFINEGRPREFVTGNNDADGVYLLKWAASRFPDRLDHLHALLAQWGGNASGVNIANIDNLGVVHPDTFWWDYPLGNVKDRPFSEIWQDVSDPLMAGLKQKPRPLKGRCSACHYMDICGGNTRVRAWQLTQDPWQEDPACYLFDEELGIETVEGQERLKATPFKWHARG; encoded by the coding sequence ATGTTCCGTATAACCCGATACATGCAGGAGCTGGTCTCGCCGACACCACTGCTGCCGGCACGGCAACCGGCCGGGCCGGTAGTGATATGGAACCTGATCCGGCGTTGCAATCTCAGCTGCAAGCATTGTTACTCCATTTCCGCGCCGAAGGATTTCCCCGGTGAACTGAATACGGACGAGGTGTACACGGTAATGGATGACCTGCGCCAGTTCCGCGTACCGGTGCTGATTCTGTCCGGCGGTGAACCATTATTGCGACCCGATATTTTCGATATATCCCGGCGCGCCAAAAACATGGGGTTTTATGTCGGCCTGTCCACCAATGGCACGCTGATTGATGAATCCAATATTCAGCAGATTGCCGACATGGGCTATGACTATGTGGGCATCAGCATAGACGGTATTCGTGAAACCCATGACCGGTTTCGCCATCTTGACGGCGCGTACGAGGCATCGATGCGCGCGATTCGCCTGTGCCGCGATCACGGCATCAAGATCGGCATGCGCTTTACATTGACCCAGGACAATGCGCACGAGTTACCGGAATTGCTGAACATCATGGAACAGGAAGGTGTGGACAAGTTTTACCTGTCGCACCTGAACTATGCCGGTCGTGGCAACATCAACCGCAAAACCGATGTTGTGCACCAGATGACACGTAACGCCATGGACCTGTTGTTCGATACCTGCCTGCGCTTCATCAACGAGGGCCGTCCGCGTGAATTTGTTACCGGCAACAATGATGCCGACGGCGTTTACCTGCTCAAGTGGGCGGCATCACGCTTCCCGGACCGCCTGGATCACTTGCATGCCTTGCTTGCCCAATGGGGCGGCAATGCCAGTGGTGTCAATATTGCCAATATTGATAACCTTGGTGTTGTTCATCCTGATACCTTCTGGTGGGATTATCCCCTGGGTAACGTCAAGGATCGTCCGTTCTCCGAAATCTGGCAGGACGTATCCGATCCGTTAATGGCTGGCCTGAAACAAAAGCCTCGACCATTGAAAGGACGGTGTTCGGCCTGTCATTATATGGATATCTGTGGCGGCAATACCCGCGTGCGCGCCTGGCAGCTGACACAGGATCCCTGGCAAGAGGACCCGGCGTGCTACCTGTTTGACGAAGAACTGGGCATTGAAACGGTTGAAGGCCAGGAGCGACTCAAGGCGACGCCATTCAAATGGCATGCTCGGGGCTGA
- a CDS encoding nitrite reductase codes for MRYGLLVALLVSVPRVLASAEAGNPGTADVAKLYTTHCASCHGTDRLGSMGPALLPENLGRLKKPMAEQVVAKGRAATQMPGFADKLKPGQITSLVDYVYSPLASVPDWGMKEIKASHVRHYDVNKLSSSMTYKADPLNLFIVVELGDHHATVLDGDKLEPIHRFATRFALHGGPKYSPDGRFVYFASRDGWISKFDMYNLKTVAEVRAGINTRNLAVSGDGRYAMVANYLPHTLVVLDTETLQPISVIPVRNEQGKSSRVSAVYTASPRESFVAALKDIPEVWEISYSDNPEPVYKGLVHDYRYKEGLADESRFPVRSIPLEDYLDDFFFDQSYTHLMGAARNGKNGQVVNMNIRRKIADLDLTGLPHLGSGITWDYKGKPVLATPNLKKNEISIIDMKTWKTIKRIETQGPGFFMRSHENTDYAWADVFFGPNKDVVHIIDKRTLEIVKTLRPEPGKTAAHVEFDRHGRYALLSIWDDDGALVIYDSQSLKELKRIPMKKPSGKYNVYNKTRLSSGTSH; via the coding sequence ATGCGTTACGGGTTACTGGTTGCATTACTGGTCAGTGTTCCCCGGGTCCTGGCTTCTGCGGAAGCCGGCAATCCGGGCACTGCCGACGTTGCCAAACTGTACACAACTCATTGTGCATCCTGTCATGGCACTGATCGCCTGGGCTCCATGGGGCCGGCGCTGCTACCGGAAAATCTTGGTCGACTGAAAAAGCCCATGGCCGAGCAGGTTGTTGCCAAGGGGCGCGCGGCAACACAAATGCCGGGCTTTGCCGACAAGCTCAAACCGGGGCAAATCACTTCGCTGGTGGATTATGTCTATTCGCCCCTGGCCAGTGTGCCGGACTGGGGCATGAAAGAGATCAAGGCCAGTCATGTACGCCATTACGATGTGAACAAGCTGTCTTCATCCATGACCTACAAGGCCGACCCGCTGAACCTGTTTATTGTTGTTGAACTGGGTGATCACCATGCCACGGTGCTGGATGGCGACAAGCTGGAACCGATTCATCGTTTTGCCACGCGCTTTGCCCTGCATGGCGGACCCAAGTATTCACCGGATGGCCGGTTTGTCTATTTTGCCTCGCGCGACGGCTGGATCAGCAAGTTCGACATGTACAACCTGAAGACCGTTGCCGAAGTGCGTGCCGGTATCAATACCCGCAATCTTGCCGTGTCCGGTGATGGCCGTTACGCCATGGTGGCCAATTACCTGCCGCATACACTGGTGGTGCTGGATACCGAAACGTTACAACCCATTAGCGTCATCCCGGTCAGGAACGAGCAGGGCAAGAGTTCGCGTGTCAGTGCCGTGTATACGGCATCACCAAGAGAAAGTTTTGTTGCCGCGCTTAAGGACATCCCGGAAGTCTGGGAAATCAGTTATTCGGACAATCCCGAGCCGGTGTACAAGGGCCTGGTGCATGACTACCGCTACAAGGAAGGCCTCGCAGACGAGAGCCGGTTCCCGGTTCGCAGTATCCCGCTGGAAGATTACCTCGATGACTTCTTTTTCGATCAGTCCTACACGCACCTGATGGGCGCGGCGCGCAACGGCAAGAATGGCCAGGTGGTTAACATGAATATCCGGCGCAAGATTGCTGATCTTGATTTGACCGGCCTGCCGCACCTGGGTTCAGGAATTACCTGGGACTACAAGGGCAAGCCGGTGCTGGCGACGCCCAACCTGAAAAAGAATGAAATCAGCATCATTGATATGAAGACCTGGAAAACCATCAAGCGCATCGAAACGCAGGGCCCGGGATTTTTCATGCGCAGTCATGAAAACACAGATTACGCCTGGGCCGATGTGTTTTTCGGTCCCAACAAGGATGTCGTGCATATCATCGACAAGCGCACGCTCGAGATCGTCAAGACGCTGCGACCAGAGCCGGGCAAAACCGCGGCTCACGTGGAGTTTGATCGTCACGGGCGTTACGCCTTATTAAGCATATGGGACGATGACGGCGCGCTGGTGATTTATGACAGCCAGAGCCTGAAAGAGCTGAAGCGCATTCCCATGAAAAAGCCGTCCGGCAAGTACAACGTCTATAACAAGACACGGCTGTCGTCCGGAACCAGTCACTGA
- the rpe gene encoding ribulose-phosphate 3-epimerase, with product MADFKIAPSILSADFARLGEEVDNVIKSGADIVHFDVMDNHYVPNLTIGPLVCEALRKHGVTAEIDVHLMVKPVDRIIPDFAKAGASYITFHPEASEHVDRSLQLIRELGCKSGLVFNPATPLDVLKYVIDKVDMVLLMSVNPGFGGQSFIPSALDKLREARKIIDDSGRDIRLEIDGGVKVDNIREIAEAGADTFVAGSAIFGAKNDSDANVYDTVIKAMRDELAKSGK from the coding sequence ATGGCTGATTTCAAGATTGCACCGTCTATTCTTTCCGCGGATTTCGCCCGCCTGGGTGAGGAAGTGGACAACGTCATCAAGTCCGGTGCCGATATTGTGCACTTTGATGTCATGGACAATCACTACGTGCCCAACCTGACTATTGGCCCGCTGGTGTGCGAAGCCCTGCGCAAGCATGGCGTAACGGCCGAGATCGATGTGCACCTGATGGTGAAGCCGGTGGATCGTATTATCCCGGATTTTGCCAAGGCCGGTGCCAGCTACATTACATTCCACCCGGAAGCCTCCGAGCATGTCGATCGCTCGCTGCAACTGATTCGTGAATTGGGCTGCAAGTCCGGCCTGGTATTCAACCCGGCGACACCGCTGGACGTACTGAAGTACGTCATCGACAAGGTCGACATGGTGCTGCTCATGTCGGTTAACCCCGGCTTTGGCGGCCAGTCCTTCATTCCTTCAGCGCTGGACAAGCTGCGCGAGGCACGCAAGATCATCGACGACTCCGGTCGCGATATTCGCCTGGAAATTGATGGCGGCGTCAAAGTGGACAATATTCGTGAAATCGCTGAAGCCGGTGCGGACACCTTTGTTGCCGGTTCCGCCATCTTCGGCGCCAAGAATGACTCCGATGCCAATGTCTACGACACGGTGATCAAGGCCATGCGAGACGAGCTGGCCAAGTCTGGCAAGTAA
- a CDS encoding phosphoglycolate phosphatase: MINKPEMILIDVDGTLVDSVPDLAYCVDEMMKAVGRPEHGEAAVRNWVGNGVERLVRRALVGQLDGEPDDADFDEAYPIFLDLYAENTSKRSCLYPGVKEALDYMKGESYQLGCVTNKAAQFTEPLLADLGVKDYFGILVCGDTLMKKKPDPLPLLHSARHFGAAPERSLMIGDSISDVKAARAAGFQIVCMSYGYNHGVDIREAEPDAVMDSMIEIRELLENAQELKAG; this comes from the coding sequence ATGATCAACAAACCGGAAATGATCCTGATCGACGTGGATGGCACGCTGGTGGACAGCGTGCCTGATCTTGCTTATTGCGTCGATGAGATGATGAAAGCCGTGGGTCGCCCGGAACATGGCGAGGCTGCAGTACGCAACTGGGTAGGCAACGGCGTTGAGCGACTGGTACGGCGGGCCCTGGTCGGGCAGCTGGATGGCGAGCCGGATGATGCTGACTTCGACGAGGCCTACCCGATATTTCTCGACCTGTATGCGGAAAATACCAGCAAGCGCAGCTGCCTGTACCCGGGCGTGAAAGAGGCGCTGGACTATATGAAGGGCGAAAGTTATCAGCTTGGCTGTGTAACCAACAAGGCGGCACAGTTTACCGAGCCGTTACTGGCCGACCTGGGCGTGAAGGATTATTTTGGAATTCTGGTTTGCGGTGATACGCTGATGAAGAAGAAGCCGGACCCGCTGCCGCTGCTGCATTCGGCCCGGCATTTTGGTGCGGCGCCGGAGCGCAGTCTCATGATTGGTGACTCCATCAGCGACGTCAAGGCGGCCCGGGCAGCCGGTTTCCAGATTGTGTGCATGAGCTATGGCTACAACCACGGCGTTGATATCCGCGAGGCTGAACCTGATGCGGTCATGGACTCCATGATCGAGATCCGGGAGTTGCTGGAAAATGCGCAAGAACTGAAAGCCGGGTAA
- the trpE gene encoding anthranilate synthase component I: MDKLRFQALAAEGYNRIPLMREVLADLDTPLSTYIKLAKGPYSYLFESVQGGEKWGRYSIIGLPCRTVLSVRGFDIEISRDGNVIERETVTDPLRYIRDFRQRYRMPEIDDLPRFTGGLVGYFAYETVRYIEPRLRTERKPDTIDSADIMLMVSDEVVVFDNLAGKLYIVIHVNPEIDDAYDRANARLDELAARLHGPLPDSGNDHEPGSVNEDDFASGFPEQKFMTAVERAKKYIHDGDIMQVVLSQRMSIPFAAPPLDLYRALRSLNPSPYMYFMDIGNSHIVGSSPEILARLEDGEVTVRPIAGTRRRGHTEAEDKAMEVELLADPKERAEHIMLMDLGRNDIGRVAEIGSVEVTDQMAIERYSHVMHIVSNVTGKLEDGYDAIDVLRATFPAGTVSGAPKVRAMEIIDEFEPARRGIYAGAVGYIGWNGNMDTAIAIRTAVIKDGMLYIQAGAGIVADSQPQMEWKETMNKGRAIFRAVSHAVAGLR, translated from the coding sequence ATGGACAAATTACGTTTTCAGGCGCTGGCCGCCGAGGGCTATAACCGCATTCCGCTCATGCGCGAGGTGCTGGCCGACCTCGATACACCCTTAAGTACCTATATCAAGCTGGCCAAGGGGCCATATTCCTATCTTTTTGAGTCAGTCCAGGGCGGCGAGAAATGGGGGCGTTACTCCATTATCGGACTGCCTTGCCGTACCGTGCTCAGTGTTCGCGGTTTTGATATCGAGATATCGCGTGACGGCAACGTGATTGAACGCGAAACCGTTACCGATCCGCTGCGTTATATTCGTGACTTCAGGCAACGTTACCGTATGCCCGAGATTGACGACTTGCCGCGATTCACCGGCGGACTGGTTGGCTACTTTGCCTATGAGACTGTTCGCTACATTGAGCCGCGCCTGCGTACCGAGCGCAAACCGGACACCATTGATTCGGCAGATATCATGTTAATGGTATCGGATGAAGTAGTGGTGTTCGATAATCTCGCCGGCAAGCTTTATATCGTTATTCATGTCAACCCTGAAATTGATGATGCCTATGACCGCGCCAATGCGCGACTTGATGAACTGGCAGCACGCCTGCATGGCCCGCTCCCGGATTCGGGCAACGACCATGAACCAGGCAGCGTAAATGAAGACGATTTTGCATCCGGTTTTCCCGAGCAGAAATTCATGACCGCGGTCGAGCGTGCCAAGAAGTACATTCATGACGGCGATATCATGCAGGTAGTGCTGTCACAACGCATGTCGATCCCGTTTGCAGCGCCACCGCTGGATCTGTATCGCGCGTTGCGCAGCCTGAATCCTTCGCCGTACATGTACTTCATGGATATTGGCAACAGCCATATTGTCGGTTCATCGCCGGAAATCCTGGCTCGCCTGGAAGATGGCGAGGTTACGGTTCGGCCCATAGCCGGGACACGCCGGCGCGGCCATACGGAGGCCGAGGACAAGGCCATGGAAGTCGAGCTGCTTGCCGATCCCAAGGAGCGCGCCGAGCACATCATGCTGATGGACCTGGGTCGTAACGATATTGGCCGTGTGGCAGAAATCGGTTCGGTAGAAGTGACTGACCAGATGGCCATCGAGCGCTATTCGCACGTGATGCATATCGTGTCCAATGTCACCGGCAAGCTGGAAGATGGCTATGACGCCATTGATGTATTGCGCGCAACATTCCCTGCCGGTACCGTCAGCGGCGCGCCCAAGGTAAGGGCAATGGAGATCATTGATGAGTTTGAACCGGCCCGGCGCGGCATTTATGCCGGCGCGGTCGGTTATATCGGCTGGAACGGCAACATGGATACCGCCATTGCCATACGCACCGCGGTGATCAAGGACGGCATGCTGTATATTCAGGCGGGCGCCGGCATAGTCGCCGACTCGCAGCCGCAGATGGAATGGAAGGAAACCATGAACAAGGGTCGGGCTATATTTCGTGCTGTCAGCCATGCTGTAGCCGGATTAAGGTAA
- a CDS encoding aminodeoxychorismate/anthranilate synthase component II → MLLMIDNYDSFTYNLVQYLGELGQDVHVYRNDQIGIERMEQLNPDHIVISPGPCTPNEAGISVAAIRHFAGKVPILGVCLGHQSIGQAFGGKIIHARQIMHGKTSMIHHDDRGVFFGLSNPFEATRYHSLVIERESLPECLEISAWTDDGEIMGVRHKQLAVEGVQFHPESILTRHGHDMLRNFVGS, encoded by the coding sequence ATGTTACTGATGATTGATAATTACGATTCCTTTACCTACAACCTGGTGCAGTACCTGGGTGAGCTGGGGCAGGATGTGCACGTTTATCGCAATGACCAGATCGGCATTGAGCGCATGGAACAGTTGAACCCGGATCATATCGTGATATCGCCGGGACCTTGTACGCCCAATGAAGCCGGCATCTCCGTTGCGGCGATCAGGCACTTTGCCGGCAAGGTACCGATACTCGGAGTGTGTCTCGGCCATCAGAGTATTGGCCAGGCATTCGGCGGCAAAATCATTCATGCCAGGCAAATCATGCACGGCAAGACGTCAATGATTCATCATGATGATCGCGGTGTATTCTTTGGGTTAAGCAACCCCTTCGAGGCGACTCGTTATCATTCACTGGTTATCGAGCGCGAAAGCCTGCCGGAGTGCCTGGAAATTTCAGCATGGACCGATGATGGTGAAATCATGGGTGTGCGTCACAAGCAACTGGCAGTGGAAGGTGTGCAATTTCACCCGGAATCAATACTGACCAGGCACGGCCACGACATGCTGCGCAATTTTGTTGGCAGCTAG
- the trpD gene encoding anthranilate phosphoribosyltransferase has product MDMQQAIKALTERRDLGSDDMRAVMRLIMTGEATQAQIGGFLIGLRMKGETVDEIAAAATVMRELAAHVGVSGPHLVDTCGTGGDGASTFNISTASAFVAAAAGARVAKHGNRSISSKSGSADVLEAAGVNLELTPEQVAECVNEIGVGFMFAPKHHGAMKHAIGPRREMGVRTIFNVLGPLTNPANAPNQVLGVFSKDLVEPMAQVLHKLGSEHVMVVHADDGMDEISIVAPTHVAELKDGKVKTYTLKPEDLDIAAGDIKALAVDGVEASLARVKAVLENEAGPSRDIVALNAGAAIYVAGLTDSLQAGVDKALQVIADGSARKKLDQLVELSSRLGQ; this is encoded by the coding sequence ATGGATATGCAACAGGCAATCAAGGCGCTAACCGAACGTCGTGACCTTGGCAGTGATGACATGCGCGCGGTGATGCGCTTGATCATGACCGGCGAGGCAACACAGGCGCAGATCGGCGGCTTCCTGATTGGTTTGCGCATGAAGGGCGAAACCGTGGATGAAATTGCCGCTGCCGCAACGGTAATGCGCGAACTGGCCGCCCATGTTGGAGTTAGTGGACCTCACCTGGTGGATACCTGTGGTACCGGCGGTGATGGCGCCAGCACGTTTAATATTTCCACGGCGTCGGCATTTGTTGCTGCAGCGGCCGGCGCCCGGGTGGCCAAGCATGGCAATCGATCGATCTCATCGAAGTCGGGCAGTGCCGACGTACTGGAAGCGGCCGGGGTGAATCTCGAATTGACGCCGGAGCAGGTGGCGGAATGTGTGAACGAAATTGGCGTCGGGTTCATGTTTGCACCGAAACATCATGGCGCCATGAAACACGCTATTGGACCACGCCGGGAAATGGGTGTGCGTACCATCTTTAATGTGCTGGGCCCGTTGACCAATCCGGCCAATGCGCCAAACCAGGTGCTGGGCGTATTCAGCAAGGACCTGGTCGAGCCCATGGCGCAGGTGTTGCACAAGCTTGGCAGTGAACATGTTATGGTGGTGCACGCCGACGACGGCATGGATGAAATCAGCATTGTCGCACCGACGCATGTCGCCGAACTGAAGGATGGCAAGGTAAAGACGTACACGCTGAAACCGGAAGACCTGGATATTGCCGCCGGTGATATCAAGGCGCTGGCGGTTGATGGTGTTGAAGCAAGCCTGGCGCGGGTCAAGGCAGTACTGGAAAATGAAGCCGGGCCGTCGCGCGACATCGTTGCGCTGAATGCCGGCGCGGCCATTTACGTGGCAGGGTTGACAGACAGCCTGCAGGCAGGTGTCGACAAGGCATTGCAGGTTATTGCTGATGGTAGTGCCCGCAAAAAACTGGATCAACTGGTTGAATTGAGCAGCAGGCTCGGCCAGTAA
- the trpC gene encoding indole-3-glycerol phosphate synthase TrpC: MSDTPDILRKILARKHEEVAERSRQVSLAQMIVHAEQAPAVRGFVEALQKKIAAGNSGVIAEIKKASPSKGVLREDFRPAEIADSYAKNGAACLSVLTDIDFFQGADSYLVQARTACDLPVLRKEFIVDPYQLYEARAMGADCILLIVAALDDVQLAEFSELALRLDMDVLVEAHDAGELERALLLNLPMIGINNRNLHTFETRLDTTTQLLGRIPGHVLVVTESGIHKPDDVAFMREHGVNAFLVGEAFMRADDPGAELARLFE; this comes from the coding sequence GTGTCTGATACACCGGATATACTCAGAAAAATTCTTGCCCGCAAGCACGAAGAAGTTGCCGAGCGCAGCAGACAGGTTTCGCTGGCACAAATGATTGTGCATGCCGAGCAGGCACCAGCAGTACGCGGTTTTGTCGAGGCGCTGCAAAAGAAGATCGCCGCGGGCAACTCCGGCGTTATTGCCGAAATCAAGAAGGCGTCACCCAGCAAGGGCGTGTTGCGTGAAGATTTCAGGCCCGCCGAGATTGCCGACAGCTATGCAAAGAATGGCGCGGCCTGCCTGTCAGTGCTCACGGATATTGATTTTTTCCAGGGCGCGGACAGTTACCTGGTGCAGGCGCGTACTGCCTGTGACCTGCCGGTGTTGCGCAAGGAATTTATTGTTGATCCCTACCAGCTATATGAAGCGCGCGCCATGGGTGCTGATTGCATTCTGTTAATCGTAGCAGCCCTGGATGATGTCCAACTCGCGGAATTCAGCGAACTGGCATTGCGCCTGGACATGGATGTGCTTGTGGAAGCGCATGATGCCGGTGAGCTGGAGCGGGCGTTGCTTCTGAATCTGCCCATGATCGGTATCAATAACCGCAACCTGCATACTTTCGAAACCCGGCTTGATACCACCACGCAGTTGCTCGGTCGCATCCCCGGGCATGTACTGGTTGTTACCGAAAGCGGTATTCACAAGCCTGACGATGTGGCGTTCATGCGCGAGCATGGAGTCAATGCGTTTCTTGTTGGTGAGGCATTTATGCGCGCCGATGATCCGGGGGCGGAACTGGCCAGGTTATTCGAATAG
- the crp gene encoding cAMP-activated global transcriptional regulator CRP — protein MVESKLTPEVQKLLAQSVRRRYKAKEFIVRAGAVPKSLYYITEGSVMVYMEDDDGNELILAYLGPGTYFGELGLFDKGEGRTAWVKTRTETEVASIDYDSFRAFCKEEPDMWPQLCGQTAERLKETSRRLGQLAFLDVTGRVARALLDLAKDTEAMTHPDGMMVRISREELGKLVNCSREMAGKVLKNLETQGLVQIDGRNIVVNNTR, from the coding sequence ATTGTAGAATCCAAACTTACCCCCGAAGTACAAAAACTGCTGGCACAATCGGTTCGCCGCCGCTACAAAGCCAAGGAATTCATTGTTCGCGCTGGCGCAGTACCCAAGTCACTCTATTACATTACCGAAGGCTCGGTCATGGTTTACATGGAAGATGATGATGGTAATGAGCTGATCCTGGCTTACCTGGGCCCTGGCACCTACTTTGGCGAACTGGGCCTGTTCGACAAGGGCGAAGGCCGTACCGCCTGGGTAAAGACTCGCACCGAAACCGAGGTAGCCAGCATTGATTACGACAGCTTCCGCGCGTTCTGCAAGGAAGAACCGGACATGTGGCCACAACTATGTGGCCAGACTGCCGAGCGCCTGAAGGAAACCAGTCGCCGACTCGGACAGCTTGCATTCCTTGATGTCACCGGTCGCGTGGCCCGTGCATTGCTGGATCTGGCCAAGGATACCGAAGCCATGACCCACCCGGACGGCATGATGGTACGCATTTCTCGTGAAGAGCTGGGCAAACTGGTTAACTGCTCGCGAGAGATGGCCGGCAAGGTACTCAAGAACCTGGAAACCCAAGGCCTGGTCCAGATTGATGGCCGCAATATCGTGGTCAACAACACCCGCTAG
- a CDS encoding OsmC family protein has product MKASIEWTGDAGFMGKTGSGHSVQMDGPPDHGGKNLGPRPMEMLLLGLGGCAAFDVTLILRRGRQEIMACRAEIEAERAEEDPKVFTRIHMHFVIEGRDVDPKRVERAISLSAEKYCSASIMLAKTATISHDFEIVELSGR; this is encoded by the coding sequence ATGAAAGCAAGTATTGAATGGACTGGAGACGCCGGTTTTATGGGAAAAACCGGCAGTGGCCACAGTGTGCAAATGGATGGGCCACCGGATCATGGTGGCAAGAACCTGGGACCTAGGCCTATGGAAATGCTGTTGCTGGGCCTGGGCGGCTGCGCCGCGTTCGATGTGACGCTAATATTGCGCCGTGGTCGACAGGAGATTATGGCTTGTCGCGCTGAAATTGAGGCCGAGCGCGCCGAGGAGGATCCAAAAGTTTTTACCCGTATCCACATGCATTTTGTGATCGAAGGTCGAGACGTGGACCCGAAACGGGTGGAGCGGGCTATTTCCCTGTCTGCAGAAAAATATTGCTCTGCCTCCATCATGCTGGCCAAAACCGCTACCATCAGCCATGATTTTGAGATTGTCGAGCTTTCAGGGCGATAA
- a CDS encoding phosphopantetheine-binding protein yields MSEKTQLEIEVAELIIEALNLEDITVDDIEPEAALFREGLGLDSIDALELSMAVSQKYGFKIDSDNKENAAIFSSLRALSKHIEENRQ; encoded by the coding sequence ATGAGCGAAAAAACCCAGTTGGAAATAGAAGTGGCAGAGCTGATTATTGAAGCGCTGAACCTTGAAGACATTACCGTGGATGATATCGAGCCTGAAGCTGCCCTGTTCCGCGAGGGCTTGGGCCTGGATTCGATCGATGCCCTGGAGCTGTCCATGGCAGTATCACAAAAATACGGTTTCAAGATTGATTCGGATAATAAGGAAAACGCGGCTATTTTTTCCTCGTTGCGAGCCTTGAGCAAGCATATCGAGGAAAACCGGCAATAA